A genomic segment from Oncorhynchus clarkii lewisi isolate Uvic-CL-2024 chromosome 12, UVic_Ocla_1.0, whole genome shotgun sequence encodes:
- the LOC139423169 gene encoding GTPase IMAP family member 8-like, producing the protein MASRAPPSLGETHHRSEMKIVLIGGRQMWDIEASGKSSIGNTILGRDIFETGRRTAQCVSGQRYVYGRQITLIDTPGWWWGYPVDNTPKLDQLEIMRSVYLCHPGPQAFLLVIPVDTVFPNIFKRSLQEHLELFNDRVWRHTIVLFSTITPPNDRKHISDWPDLQWLIKKCGNRDHVLNVNNRGDDTQVTELLEKIEEMVAGNDGNHYETNQALSEELEEKRLAVIEVAKRMMAKVQRQRTRLRALIKGEATSPTYLRLVIVGAQWAARSSAGNTILGEGVFDVADNTRRTVHCVTRHGEVAGRQLTVVDTPGWHYNSSLQNTSKMDRFEIVHSVFQCPPGPHAVLLVVPFATAFNKSYERAVEEHMGLFTDAVWKHTIVLFTRGDWLGDTTVEQRIASEGKGLQWLIEKCGNRYHVFDNKNRSDATQVIELLEKVEEMVAENRGCPYEIDTDVSADLEQKKRAGKERAQKITMKVQRQMTTLRELFKGEEQIFSEDELRIVLVGRREAGNSVAGNTILVGELFPTALTKEFRIQNRTTWCVMHQKRVAGMKLNVVDTPGWWKRTPQDAQDKVQDEVVRSVSLCPPGPHAFLLVIPISAPFSEGDLKAVEEHLGLLTEKVWRHTMVLFTWGDWLGDRAIEEYIEREGEALQQLVEKCGNRYHVMNCHGWDDGSQVTTLLRKVKEMVVRNKGHNFTIEQKSRQKPMLHWLAGKGMMTEEEWNRREEELIERMLKAMVVEPEESKLPFVRGKESIDFFIPSMSCETPSEVGSSYINYGAHAKVSEWRVKYAGRSAASSGHGTMSSAVSYMGESLDRWENLVKESLGDGKIRARMLDSPAKSEAHTYGVKTKHRNSH; encoded by the exons ATGGCAAGTAGGGCTCCTCCCTCCCTCG GGGAGACCCACCATCGGTCAGAGATGAAGATTGTGCTAATTGGGGGAAGACAGATGTGGGATATAGAAGCCAGCGGGAAGAGTTCAATAGGAAACACCATCCTGGGCAGAGACATTTTTGAGACAGGAAGAAGAACTGCCCAATGTGTGAGTGGACAACGGTATGTGTATGGGAGGCAGATAACTTTGATTGACACCCCAGGCTGGTGGTGGGGTTATCCTGTAGATAATACTCCCAAATTGGATCAATTGGAAATCATGAGAAGTGTATATCTATGTCATCCTGGACCCCAAGCCTTTCTCTTGGTCATTCCCGTGGACACCGTTTTCCCCAACATATTCAAAAGATCGTTACAGGAACACCTGGAGCTATTCAATGATAGAGTCTGGAGACACACTATTGTGCTGTTTAGTACAATCACTCCCCCCAATGACAGAAAACACATAAGCGATTGGCCGGATCTTCAATGGCTTATTAAGAAGTGTGGGAACAGGGATCATGTTTTGAATGTCAATAACAGGGGTGATGACACCCAGGTCACAGAGCTGCTGGAGAAGATAGAAGAAATGGTGGCAGGAAACGATGGCAATCATTATGAGACAAACCAAGCTCTGTCTGAAGAGCTGGAAGAGAAGAGATTAGCAGTGATTGAAGTAGCCAAACGGATGATGGCTAAGGTACAGAGACAAAGGACCAGACTCAGAGCGCTGATCAAAG GAGAGGCAACTAGCCCAACATACCTCAGGCTTGTGATTGTTGGGGCACAATGGGCTGCCAGGAGCTCAGCAGGAAACACCATTCTGGGGGAAGGTGTGTTTGATGTTGCTGATAATACAAGAAGAACAGTGCACTGTGTGACAAGACATGGTGAAGTAGCAGGGAGGCAGCTTACGGTGGTTGACACACCAGGCTGGCACTACAATAGTTCTCTACAGAACACCTCCAAGATGGATAGATTTGAGATAGTGCACAGTGTGTTTCAATGTCCTCCAGGACCCCATGCGGTCCTTCTGGTGGTTCCCTTTGCAACAGCATTCAACAAATCATATGAGAGAGCTGTTGAGGAGCACATGGGTCTCTTCACAGATGCAGTCTGGAAGCACACGATTGTGCTCTTCACACGAGGAGACTGGCTGGGAGACACAACTGTTGAGCAGCGCATTGCGAGTGAAGGGAAGGGTCTTCAGTGGCTCATTGAGAAATGTGGTAACAGATACCATGTTTTTGACAACAAGAATCGAAGTGATGCAACACAGGTAATCGAGCTGCtggagaaagtagaggagatggtGGCAGAAAACAGAGGTTGTCCTTATGAAATTGACACAGATGTTTCAGCAGACTTGGAACAGAAAAAGAGGGCTGGAAAAGAAAGAGCTCAAAAGATCACAATGAAGGTGCAGAGACAAATGACGACACTCAGAGAACTGTTTAAAG gGGAGGAACAAATATTCTCAGAGGATGAGTTGAGAATTGTACTTGTTGGGAGAAGAGAGGCTGGGAATAGTGTGGCAGGAAACACAATACTGGTTGGAGAGTTGTTTCCGACAGCTTTGACCAAG GAATTCAGAATTCAAAACAGAACTACGTGGTGTGTAATGCATCAAAAGAGAGTTGCTGGGATGAAGCTCAACGTTGTAGATACACCAGGCTGGTGGAAGAGAACCCCACAGGATGCACAAGATAAGGTTCAAGATGAAGTGGTGcgcagtgtgtctctctgtccacctGGCCCCCATGCTTTTCTTCTGGTCATTCCCATTTCTGCACCATTTTCAGAGGGAGACCTCAAAGCAGTAGAGGAGCACCTTGGGCTATTAACTGAGAAAGTCTGGAGACACACAATGGTGCTGTTCACCTGGGGAGATTGGCTAGGAGACAGAGCCATTGAGGAATAtattgagagagaaggagaggcactCCAACAACTAGTTGAAAAATGTGGGAACAGGTATCATGTAATGAACTGCCATGGCTGGGATGATGGCTCTCAGGTCACAACACTGTTGAGGAAGGTAAAGGAGATGGTTGTACGTAACAAAGGGCACAATTTCACTATTGAACAGAAGAGTAGGCAGAAGCCAATGCTTCACTGGTTAGCAGGAAAGGGCATGATGACCGAAGAGGAATggaacaggagagaagaggaactcATAGAGCGGATGTTGAAGGCAATGGTGGTAGAACCAGAGGAATCCAAATTGCCATTTGTACGGGGGAAGGAAAGCATTGATTTCTTCATCCCTAGCA TGAGCTGTGAGACTCCCTCTGAAGTTGGGAGTTCCTACATAAATTATGGAGCACATGCCAAGGTGTCTGAATGGAGAGTGAAGTATGCTGGGAGATCTGCTGCATCCTCTGGGCACGGCACTATGAGTTCAGCAGTCAGTTACATGGGCGAATCTCTGGACCGATGGGAGAATCTAGTCAAGGAGAGTCTGGGGGACGGCAAGATAAGGGCAAGGATGTTGGATAGTCCTGCAAAGTCAGAGGCCCACACTTATGG